Below is a genomic region from Zea mays cultivar B73 chromosome 9, Zm-B73-REFERENCE-NAM-5.0, whole genome shotgun sequence.
GTAACCACCATTAAATCAAAGTTGTCATCCTTCGACTTTTTACACATGCtcgttgtagcttcggcattcaaTCTTGTTGCTTATAGACAACTTCTCCGTCTTGAGGACATTCGACAGAGAAGGAGACTCTCAACACTAACTAACTGGACCGTGTCACAGCGTATTAGCCATTACTTGTACGTGTATAAATATTACAATTGAGATCAATACAAAACAGTATTGATCCAATCACTCTTACAACATCTATCCATCTGGTCCCATTCTTCTCGACGCCAACGAGATAGTCCGGCCCGATATCACCTTCCCGTCATCGACCATCTTTCCGACGCGCGACATTGCTACCCCATGCCCTTCCTAGTGCTCTTGTCCCACTCATCATCATCGCGACGTCGGCCCGCTCAATGGGCCTGATCTCGCTCATTGCAACGATGCAACCTATTCTCCACGCCGGTGAGCTTGACAAACTAGCGAGTCCTGACTCAGCCGGAGACATCATCTTACCCCGCCCCTTTCCCAACGTTCCTAGCCTTCAATGATGATGAATATATACGATCTTGCTTGATTTTGTCATGTACTCCCTCCATCCCAAATTAGTATTCACTTTAGCacttgatttttatgtctatattcaaatagatGATAAATCTAGACGTATATACAGAACACACACCTTATTTTTTGTATAAATCTATTAAATACCTAAAACAAATTTTAGGAGGCAGTAGTTTTCTTGGCCTTCTATGAATTCTCGTCCTGCATCCGCCACTGCCTTAGGATATCCCTAGCAGCTTATTCATTTTCATATCCATATTCAAACTATAATTTACGAACAATGTAGTCTATAGTGTAAAAAGTTTTTTGAGTGACCATATAAGTGAACAGTTAGGCAGTTCATATCATCCCATACATAGTGTTTTGATCTAAGATTGCAATTCTTCCATGTTTCCGCAGTAGCATATTGTTCCATGGAGCTAGGGTCCAAAATAGGAATCAACAAGTGTTTCCACGACTCTACCGCCCGGCCAATCCTGTTCCACTAAATCCCCTCCTTTTTCATGGCCACATATCTTTACGGCTAAGGAGTGGGAAATCTTTGCAGTAGACCCATAATGGTAAATGAAAGTGGCTAATTATTGAATAAAAAAGCCCTTTTAACTCAGTGGTAGAGTAATGCCATGGTAAGGCATAAGTCATCGGTTCAAATCTGATAAAGGGCTTTTCGCTTAGTGGTAGAATAATGTCTTGGTAAGACAGAAGTCATCGGTTCGAATCCGATAATTTGTTGCAATTTTATGACTTCGTTTAGTGTGAGATGCCCATATTTTTTGACACAACACAACCATGCGGAGACAACCATATGGAGAGGTCATATTTTGTTGGCAACGACTAATATGCAAGCAGCCATtatgtgcaagcgtgcaagcaggTCTTTTGGTCCATTAGATCTAGATCTAACGATATGttatatttagcatttaaatcctcTCACCACCACCTCGTGTAGATTTATAAAAAAAACCTAACAAACCACGATTACATATACGgttggatctagatccaacggACTAAAAAACCTGCTTGTACGCTTTATACATAATGGTTACTCGCGTATTAGTCGTTGCCTATTTTGTGAGAGCGGAGGTTACTCTGTTCCTCTCTCGGGCGAGCAGGGGACAGTTCTGTAGTCAACACCTGTCAGGCCATGCTTCAGTCGTAGGGAAGGAACTTCGGAGGGGGGATGAACCAAATAATTCAAAGATTGGAGCAAACGTCAGTTGCTTTTGGCATTCCTCGCCAGCTCATCCACCTGGAGCCATGCTGAGCTCTTTCGTACTCTGTACCCTGTTCTTCAGCTTCACTTTGGTGACTGCAGAGTGTGCACGCCGTACATAAAACACAGGGAGATAGAAAGGCACAATCACAGATGAGGAGACGTTGAATTCCTAGATGATAACATCTGAAGTTGATTTTGTATATTATAGATACACCTGTGCATCTAAGCTCCTTGCAAGTACTCTCTCGGATCTAAATTATATAAGATACTAGTTAAGTATCTCGTACACTGCTACGGTTTCTATAGTTAGACTTCGCTCAAATGGTATAATTATTGAAACTCATAGATTCTTTGGTCGTGCCAAAGGAAGACAACATGGGACTAGGATTGGGTCAGCACATACGTCGGGAGTCGACGTGCCTCCAGATCAAGCCAAACCAATGGTGAGCTAGGCGTACGACACGCTTCTAGGGTTGGATCGCACGGATCCAGTTGTGCCTCGCGGTTCACCTAAGATTTTGTTCTAAAGGCGTCGGACGACGATATGACGAAAAGAGAGGCGGAGATGACGAGCGGTAAAGTGTGTGGTGTAATGTGAGACAAGATGAAGTTTTCTTTCTCACTTTTGTTTCCACGCTCGCAGATCATAGATGGTTAGGGTTAGGTACTCGACTATAGATGGTCAAATGAGCGGCGACCCAATCCGACACGATTTAAAGTGCGCCCGTACAGTTTTCTTTCTCGGTCTGCAATACCAATCCAGCTTATTTTTCAGCCCAATTTCCCCCAACATGTGTGGATCAAAGTATAGCGAAAGGAGACTTGGTTTTCTACCATTTTAACCGATTTTTCTATTTTTATAACTTTATGATAAATTAATTAATTAGTAAAAAAAATAAATAGTTTGTCCTCAACGAGATACATTTGTGTTATATTCATAAGATAGGGAATGCCATTTTTTCATACGTTTAGATGGTTTTTTTCTCCATTTAAATTATAAGGTGTTTTAACATTTTTAGATACATATTTATTATGCATATAAGAAGAGTCAGTTGGAAACATGCCACTCAAAATTTTGAAAAATTAGAAACTAGATTCTGTATTTAATAATTTAGGAACTAAAatgttaaatatagaaaataaaaTTGAATGAACTAAGTATTAGTCTCTATAAATCAAATACGACTTAAGCGGACTAAGGATTACTTATTTATTATAGATTGTATCATACTATGGTGACTGCTACGGAGAGTACATGAGACAAATTATACGTCAAATAGAAAAATCTTTGGTAACATCATGGGTCTTGACAAGGATAGCCGACATTTTGCAGTGCGACAAGCATACTGCACGCAGATGCCAACAACTGTCCTCCCGTGCCGTGATAATTGTCCCTGCATGTCAGCCTCTCACCGATAATTGGCCTCGCATATCTTGGCCCCCACATGTCATCGACCTTGCTCATCACACTACAGCAGCTGCACGGCAAGCCCGGAACCAGAAGTATTCCACGTATATGTAAAGGACAAACGCCACtctctaagagcaactccaatagttatgtaaattttagctctctaaatcacagatttaagaaattgctaaataactttgggagtaaaaaaatgtgagttctccaatagttctctaaatataggttgtagttttgttttatatctatccacataaaaaataaAGTCATAGATGACATCAATTACCTTCGTTATCTACATAATGCAGTAAATATTTTTTGTTTAGGGAATTGctaaatggttgccaaatgtagagaggaaataaggttagatgagaagttgttaaatttagaaagttcatttagagaactgttggagatgAATTTTTGTGTTAACTACTTAAATTGTTGATTTAGAAAGTCTGttagagaactactggagttgctctaagtcTCAATAACCCAAAACCTCACGTCATAAATAAACCTTATCCTTTAAAATAGAAAAAATGTGAACATTAGGACGATCACGTTTGTATAACTTTACTAATAACAGCTTTACAAGTTATTACTACGTGTTTTTTTTATCAAACACCTATTTTCAAAATGACTTTATAGATAAAAACTCTTTTTTTATGCTCTTACATAAGAAGGAAGAGAAGTGGCCACAACTTTCTCTTTAGAGAGAGGTAAAGCTAAAAACAATTAGTTTTTCACAGCTCTCTCTTCGTTGTCCTCTCTAAACCATATATATGAAGCTGTTTTACTGACAGTTTTTAAAAATAGCTTAGATTAACCCCAAAAAAACTAAGCTGTCCTGAAGTGGATCTATCTAAATTGTACCcgtatatataataaaataataataattcaATTCATCGGCGTCACTTCGCTGGTGAGGGATGGTATCCATCGATCGATTAGATTCCGATGGACGGCGCAGATCCGCCGATTCCCTCACCTTCCTCTCCCTCCTTTTTTAACCACCCCACGGCTCATCTCTCCCTCCACAAGTCCTGAGCGAACCTCCCCACTCGCCACTCCGCCCCCTCCGCTCCCAAAgaagaagacgacgacgacgacagcaAGGTGCCGCCGTCACGAGATCCGTCCGAGGTGACCATGTCTACGCCTACGAGGAAGCGTCCCAGGAAAACCAACGGCtccacgtcgtcgtcgtcgtccgcgATGCGTCGGACGACGAGCCTGTCGGACCTCGCGCCGCCGCCGGATCTCTCCGGGAGGCCCAAGACGCGGGCGGCGAGGGGGCATGCGGTGGCAGGGCCAGGGACCGCGTGGGGCGCCGAGATGACGATGACGCACTCGGCGGACTTCCTCCCCGCCATGGAGACGGCAGCCTTCCTCAAGGCCTGCGGGATCTGCAACcgccgcctcggccccggccgtGACACCTTCATCTACATGTGCGTAAGCCTCTCTGC
It encodes:
- the LOC100276146 gene encoding uncharacterized protein LOC100276146 (The RefSeq protein has 1 substitution compared to this genomic sequence) codes for the protein MSTPTRKRPRKTNGSTSSSSSAMRRTTSLSDLAPPPDLSGRPKTRAARGHAVAGPGTAWGAEITMTHSADFLPAMETAAFLKACGICNRRLGPGRDTFIYMGEVAFCSQECRQQQMNLDELMEKKCSTPAGGGGGGVGGGGGGGSDQPGKSSTVAAA